From one Triticum urartu cultivar G1812 chromosome 3, Tu2.1, whole genome shotgun sequence genomic stretch:
- the LOC125542440 gene encoding alpha-xylosidase 1-like yields the protein MLPRPPSHLLPWRCLLLLLILALAGSSNGVSATAKAKAKAPAAAPKPAGFGYKLVSLVQRPNGGGLVGFLQVKRRTSTYGPDIPRLRLFVKHETMDRVRVQITDAEKQRWEVPYDLLPREPAPPLGATADGAHFTAGEYPGQDLVFTYGRDPFWFAVHRKSTRQPLFNTSQAPLVFKDQYLEVSTRLPGDAALYGLGENTQPGGIKLRPNDPYTLYTTDASAINLNTDLYGSHPVYVDLRNIAGRGVAHAVLLLNSNGMDVFYTGTSLTYKVIGGLLDFYFFAGPTPLAVVDQYTAMIGRPAPMPYWAFGFHQCRWGYHNLSVVEDVVENYRSAQIPLDVIWNDDDHMDARKDFTLSPVNYPRPKLLAFLDKIHARGMKYIVLIDPGINVNHTYGVYQRGMDRDIFIKLDGQPYLAQVWPGPVYFPDFINPNGASWWIDEVRRFHELVPVDGLWIDMNEASNFCTGKCTIPTTHRCPDPTSKEPWLCCLDCKNLTNTRWDEPPYKINASGKSARLGYNTIATSAVHYNGVLEYNAHSLYGFSQAIATHKGLQSIQGKRPFILTRSTFVGSGAYAAHWTGDNKGTWEDLRYSISTMLNFGIFGMPMVGSDICGFYPASPPPLEELCSRWIELGAFYPFSRDHANFASPRQELYQWQSVARSARNALGMRYRMLPYLYTLNYQAHLTGAPVARPLFFSFPDFAPCYGVSNQFLLGAGVMVSPVLEQGASSVDAVFPPGTWYNLFDTSKAVVSTGSGAAVRLPAPLNEVNVHVHQGTVLPLQRGGTISRDARATPFTLVVAFPLGAADADAEGAVYVDDDERPAMVLAEGQATYARFHAAVRGGKEVTVRSDVAMGSYSMHKGLVIEKITVLGLHGAGTDLAIQVDGADDATAVATSSPYFAAADAAQVLRQGEEDDAVEGEKRSGVTMEVGGLALPLGKSFTMTWNMRIQA from the exons ccccaacgggggaggcctcGTCGGCTTCCTCCAGGTGAAGCGGCGCACCTCCACCTACGGCCCTGACATCCCCCGCCTCAGGCTCTTCGTCAA GCACGAGACCATGGACAGGGTACGGGTGCAGATAACGGACGCGGAGAAGCAGAGGTGGGAGGTCCCCTACGACCTGCTCCCGCGGGAGCCGGCCCCGCCCCTCGGCGCCACCGCCGACGGCGCCCATTTCACCGCCGGCGAGTACCCGGGTCAGGACCTCGTCTTCACCTACGGCCGCGACCCGTTCTGGTTCGCCGTGCACCGCAAATCCACCCGGCAGCCGCTCTTCAACACCAGCCAAGCCCCGCTGGTGTTCAAGGACCAGTACCTGGAGGTGTCCACGCGCCTCCCCGGCGACGCCGCGCTGTACGGGCTGGGCGAGAACACGCAGCCCGGCGGCATCAAGCTCCGGCCCAACGACCCCTACACGCTCTACACCACCGACGCCTCCGCCATCAACCTCAACACCGACCTCTACGGCTCCCACCCGGTGTACGTGGACCTGCGGAACATCGCCGGCCGCGGCGTCGCGCACGCCGTGCTGCTGCTCAACAGCAACGGCATGGACGTCTTCTACACCGGCACCTCGCTCACCTACAAGGTCATCGGCGGCCTCCTCGACTTCTACTTCTTCGCCGGCCCGACGCCGCTCGCCGTCGTCGACCAGTACACCGCCATGATCGGCCGCCCGGCGCCCATGCCGTACTGGGCATTTG GGTTCCACCAATGCAGGTGGGGATACCATAACCTTTCGGTGGTGGAGGACGTGGTGGAGAACTACCGGAGCGCGCAGATCCCCCTGGACGTGATCTGGAACGACGACGACCATATGGACGCCAGGAAGGACTTCACGCTGAGCCCCGTGAACTACCCGCGCCCCAAGCTGCTGGCCTTCCTCGACAAGATCCACGCGCGCGGGATGAAGTACATCGTCCTCATCGACCCCGGCATCAACGTGAACCACACCTACGGCGTGTACCAGCGCGGCATGGACCGCGACATCTTCATCAAGCTCGACGGGCAGCCATACCTCGCCCAGGTCTGGCCCGGCCCCGTCTACTTCCCGGACTTCATCAACCCCAACGGCGCCTCGTGGTGGATCGACGAGGTGCGCCGCTTCCACGAGCTCGTCCCCGTGGACGGGCTCTGGATCGACATGAACGAGGCCTCCAACTTCTGCACCGGCAAGTGCACCATCCCGACCACGCACCGGTGCCCGGACCCGACGTCCAAGGAGCCCTGGCTGTGCTGCCTCGACTGCAAGAACCTCACCAACACCAGGTGGGACGAGCCACCGTACAAGATCAACGCCTCCGGGAAGTCGGCGCGCCTCGGCTACAACACCATCGCCACCAGCGCCGTGCACTACAATGGCGTCCTGGAGTACAATGCCCACAGCCTGTATGGCTTCTCGCAGGCCATCGCCACGCACAAGGGGCTGCAGAGCATCCAGGGCAAGAGGCCGTTCATCCTCACCAGGTCGACGTTCGTCGGCTCCGGCGCCTACGCCGCGCACTGGACCGGCGACAACAAGGGCACCTGGGAGGACCTCCGCTACTCCATCTCGACCATGCTCAACTTCGGCATCTTCGGCATGCCCATGGTCGGCTCCGACATCTGCGGCTTCTACCCGGCGAGCCCGCCGCCGCTGGAGGAGCTGTGCAGCCGCTGGATCGAGCTCGGCGCCTTCTACCCCTTCTCCAGGGACCACGCCAACTTCGCCTCGCCGAGGCAGGAGCTCTACCAGTGGCAGTCCGTGGCGAGGTCCGCCCGGAACGCGCTCGGCATGCGCTACAGGATGCTCCCCTACCTCTACACGCTCAACTACCAGGCGCACCTCACCGGCGCTCCCGTCGCGCGCCCGCTCTTCTTCTCCTTCCCGGACTTCGCGCCGTGCTACGGCGTGAGCAACCAGTTCCTGCTCGGCGCCGGCGTCATGGTGTCCCCCGTCCTCGAGCAGGGCGCCAGCTCCGTCGACGCGGTCTTCCCGCCGGGCACGTGGTACAACCTCTTCGACACCAGCAAGGCGGTCGTGTCCACGGGCTCCGGCGCCGCCGTCAGGCTCCCGGCCCCGCTGAACGAGGTGAACGTGCACGTGCACCAGGGCACGGTCCTGCCGCTGCAGCGCGGCGGCACCATCTCCCGGGACGCGCGCGCGACGCCGTTCACGCTGGTGGTGGCGTTCCCTCTTGGCGCGGCGGACGCGGACGCGGAGGGCGCCGTGTACGTGGACGACGACGAGCGGCCCGCCATGGTGCTCGCAGAGGGGCAGGCGACGTACGCGCGGTTCCACGCGGCCGTGCGCGGGGGCAAGGAGGTGACGGTGCGGTCGGACGTGGCCATGGGGAGCTACAGCATGCACAAGGGCCTCGTCATCGAGAAGATCACCGTGCTGGGGCTGCACGGCGCCGGCACGGACCTCGCCATCCAGGTCGACGGCGCGGACGACGCCACCGCGGTCGCGACATCGAGCCCCTACTTCGCGGCCGCCGACGCCGCGCAGGTGCTGCGCCAAGGAGAAGAAGATGACGCCGTGGAGGGTGAAAAGAGGAGCGGCGTGACGATGGAGGTGGGCGGGCTGGCGTTGCCGCTGGGGAAGAGCTTCACCATGACGTGGAACATGCGCATCCAAGCATAG